A window of Cryptomeria japonica chromosome 3, Sugi_1.0, whole genome shotgun sequence contains these coding sequences:
- the LOC131874156 gene encoding uncharacterized protein LOC131874156 — translation MRHRAQNSSAIFVKRGFHDMPITINELHQHMENMPQSHLADRLMRFGTSLRGTRSYWAKCRAELIDMLHQIGSPTIFFTLSAADMYWPDLHALMPGTSPTTPREAQNWRKQNVINYPHIVAHYMHLRHSIFRKEILEKGMNVEDFWSRYEWQHRGSPHVHGFIWMNGAPNMDNIDWSNEEQRKHAEKYFHSIVHAWNPREDPHQRNIQNDIHCVGRVHACEKKEERWYNAPWPLNLSGSKLYEDIETGEKKFEPARNDDRVNSHNRHILQLWRANIDWQPVLSKHAVVKYIAKYAAKAEKSSETYHQMLMRLSNMEDLNDLAARAYRRLLTETIIERDIGAQETCHMLLELPLVESSRRFVNLNVSREVFKPVTINDEENNEEQTKSFIDGYKTRPLCMEELLLYKPFRDIERDIGHDDDSMIANWESFTYNPWHVKRITSIENVEANTDSKIEENEAIQRNTTEHEWEIISRLHHGQNIQFSEIDMLGRRDIDRHTNWSTDYQGEEYTTTAISFITNMKDHGCLIYDDIPQCINYMTLSDKQKKAVDIIMTHYERSQNKVPLFMIIQGTAGTGKSYLIGAISQALENAAMPSRSPLLLLAPTGVAAFNIGASKVHSKLRIPIRDFTQLQGTRLAIFQEEMVHIKYILIDEMSFIGQNMLENIDSRLRQAYPQSAHLSFAGISMILVGDLGQLPPVNDRPAYASNRRAKLLWEEFKIVVTLDKIFRQDGENIQQQRFRQLLTNLRDANPQIDDWKLLMMRTPTNIDVASNSEFENTIHLFSTNDNVHSHNKKMLYSLRHPVAQSVATKAGSVNIAEDFSTGELDLELLISKNSRVVLTSNLWIQAGLVNGALGYVQKIVYKPGSAPPDPPTYVMVEFDNYSGLPFEDHHPNTIPITPIQKGRTLQLPLRLAWALTIHKSQGLTLPKVTIDIGPRERTGLTFVAVSRVKSLEGLRIMPPFTYDRYEKMKKGRQLAKRKAEENRLKLLEDN, via the exons ATGAGACATCGTGCACAAAATTCATCTGCAATCTTTGTAAAACGAGGTTTTCATGACATGCCAATCACTATCAATGAATTGCATCAGCATATGGAAAATATGCCACAATCCCATTTGGCAGATAGGTTGATGCGGTTTGGAACATCATTGAGGGGTACAAGGTCATATTGGGCCAAATGTCGTGCAGAATTAATAGACATGCTTCATCAAATAGGCTCCCCTACGATATTCTTCACATTAAGTGCAGCAGATATGTATTGGCCTGATTTGCATGCACTAATGCCGGGAACATCACCAACCACTCCACGAGAAGCTCAAAATTGGAGAAAGCAGAATGTTATCAACTACCCCCATATAGTTGCACATTACATGCACTTAAGACattcaatatttagaaaagaaatccTAGAAAAAGGAATGAATGTTGAAGATTTTTGGTCTAGGTATGAGTGGCAACATAGGGGGTCACCACATGTGCATGGATTCATATGGATGAATGGAGCACCCAATATGGACAATATTGACTGGTCAAATGAAGAGCAACGAAAACATGCAGAAAAATACTTTCATtccattgttcatgcatggaatccTAGAGAAGATCCACATCAACGAAATATACAG AATGACATACATTGTGTAGGGAGGGTGCATGCTTGCGAAAAAAAAGAGGAAAGATG GTATAATGCTCCTTGGCCTTTGAATCTCAGTGGGTCCAAATTATATGAAGATATAGAAACAGGTGAAAAAAAATTTGAACCTGCAAGAAATGATGATAGGGTGAATTCACATAATCGTCACATATTGCAATTATGGAGAGCAAATATAGATTGGCAACCTGTTCTTTCCAAACATGCAGTAGTCAAATATATTGCCAAGTATGCAGCGAAAGCAGAGAAAAGCTCTGAAACATATCACCAGATGTTGATGCGCCTCTCCAACATGGAAGACCTTAATGATTTAGCTGCTCGAGCATATAGAAGGCTTCTGACTGAAACAATTATTGAAAGGGACATTGGTGCTCAAGAAACATGTCACATGTTGTTAGAACTTCCATTAGTAGAGAGTAGCAGAAGATTTGTTAATCTAAATGTCTCACGTGAGGTGTTCAAACCTGTAACTATaaatgatgaagagaataatgAAGAGCAGACAAAATCTTTCATTGATGGATATAAAACAAGGCCTCTTTGTATGGAAG AGTTATTACTCTACAAACCATTTCGTGACATAGAAAGGGATATTGGTCATGATGATGACTCTATGATAGCAAATTGGGAGTCATTTACCTACAATCCTTGGCATGTCAAACGAATAACAAGTATTGAAAATGTAGAGGCTAATACtgattcaaaaattgaagagaatgAAGCTATTCAGAGAAATACCACAGAGCATGAATGGGAAATTATATCTAGGCTACATCATGGTCAAAATATACAATTTTCAGAAATAGATATGTTGGGGAGAAGAGACATTGATAGACATACAAATTGGTCTACTGATTATCAAGGTGAAGAGTACACAACTACAGCAATCAGTTTCATAACTAACATGAAGGATCATGGATGTCTTATATATGATGATATACCCCAATGCATCAACTACATGACCCTCAGTGATAAGCAAAAAAAGGCAGTTGATATAATTATGACACACTATGAGAGGAGTCAAAATAAAGTGCCATTGTTCATGATAATTCAGGGAACAGCAGGTACAGGAAAGTCATATTTAATTGGTGCCATCAGTCAAGCTCTTGAAAATGCTGCAATGCCATCTCGTTCTCCCCTTCTATTACTTGCACCAACAGGAGTTGCAGCGTTCAATATAGGGGCCTCTAAAGTTCATTCCAAATTGAGAATCCCAATACGAGATTTCACTCAACTACAGGGAACAAGACTTGCCATTTTTCAAGAAGAAATGGTGCATATCAagtacattttgattgatgaaatgagcttcattggtcaaAACATGTTGGAAAACATAGATTCTCGACTCCGACAAGCATACCCACAAAGTGCACACCTAAGTTTTGCAG GTATATCTATGATTTTGGTAGGAGATTTGGGTCAATTGCCTCCGGTTAATGATAGACCTGCATATGCCAGTAATAGACGAGCAAAGCTACTATGGGAGGAATTCAAAATTGTGGTTACTTTAGATAAAATATTCAGACAAGATGGAGAAAATATTCAGCAACAAAGATTTcgtcaacttttgacaaatctaagagatgcaaaccCTCAAATTGATGATTGGAAGCTACTAATGATGAGAACCCCTACTAACATAGATGTTGCAAGTAATTCTGAATTTGAAAATACTATCCATTTGTTCTCCACAAATGACAATGTTCATAGtcataataaaaaaatgttatattcattGAGGCATCCCGTTGCACAAAGTGTTGCAACAAAAGCAGGAAGTGTTAATATAGCAGAAGATTTCTCAACTGGTGAACTTGATCTAGAGTTATTGATCAGTAAGAATTCAAGGGTCGTGCTAACTTCAAACCTTTGGATACAAGCAGGTCTTGTAAATGGAGCTTTGGGATATGTTCAAAAGATTGTCTACAAGCCAGGAAGTGCTCCACCTGACCCACCGACATATGTGATGGTTGAATTTGATAATTACTCAGGATTACCATTTGAAGATCATCATCCAAATACAATTCCAATAACACCAATACAAAAGGGCAGAACACTTCAGCTACCATTGAGATTGGCATGGGCATTGACTATACATAAATCTCAAGGATTGACTCTTCCAAAAGTAACTATCGATATAGGACCAAGAGAAAGAACTGGATTGACATTTGTTGCAGTATCTCGTGTAAAATCTCTAGAGGGTTTGAGAATAATGCCACCATTTACATATGATCGTTATGAGAAAATGAAAAAGGGTAGACAACTTGCAAAGCGCAAGGCTGAGGAAAATAGGCTCAAACTTTTggaagataattga